In Lacibacter sp. H375, one DNA window encodes the following:
- a CDS encoding ABC transporter ATP-binding protein codes for MSNTIIKVEDLSKQYRLGQVSTGTISHDVNRWWHKVRGKEDPYLKIGETNDRTSTGSTDYVWALKDINFDVKQGEVLGIIGRNGAGKSTLLKILSRTTAPTTGSIKIKGRVASLLEVGTGFHPELSGRDNIFLNGAILGMTKKEITRKFDEIVAFAGVERYIDTPVKRYSSGMYVRLAFAVAAHLEPEILIVDEVLAVGDAEFQKKCLGKMKDVSEKDGRTVLFVSHNMAAINNLCKNVTVLANGMVQFTGNVHDGISNYMNQVGENKEWEEQKMIVDELNDNDTLELIDLKIFQNRDQTNFEFVTDKSVQVMFKYKVKKRSYGLRIGFDLFLKDLDIMMFRSFHDENEASLEEIQEGTYETTFLIPAHLLKSGTYILKPAIGVHNVKWIFYDSVSVQFNLNHVGGINQNYADDRPGIIMPYIESQTLKVD; via the coding sequence ATGAGTAATACTATCATAAAAGTGGAGGATCTCAGCAAGCAATACCGCCTGGGGCAGGTGAGTACGGGCACAATTAGTCATGATGTGAATCGCTGGTGGCACAAAGTGCGTGGTAAGGAAGATCCATATTTAAAGATTGGTGAAACCAATGATCGCACATCCACCGGAAGTACGGATTATGTATGGGCGTTAAAAGATATCAACTTTGATGTAAAACAGGGCGAAGTGCTCGGCATCATTGGTCGTAACGGCGCCGGCAAAAGTACATTGCTCAAAATCTTAAGCCGCACCACCGCACCAACCACAGGCAGTATAAAAATAAAGGGGAGGGTAGCCAGCCTACTTGAAGTAGGCACTGGCTTTCATCCTGAACTGAGCGGAAGGGATAATATTTTTCTTAACGGCGCCATTCTGGGTATGACCAAAAAAGAGATCACCCGCAAGTTTGATGAGATTGTTGCCTTTGCAGGGGTAGAACGATATATTGATACACCTGTTAAACGTTACAGCAGCGGTATGTATGTGCGGCTGGCATTTGCTGTAGCAGCACATCTCGAGCCCGAGATCTTAATTGTAGATGAAGTGCTGGCCGTAGGTGATGCAGAGTTCCAGAAAAAATGTTTGGGTAAAATGAAAGATGTGAGTGAGAAGGACGGAAGAACAGTGTTGTTTGTGAGTCATAATATGGCAGCAATTAATAACCTGTGTAAGAATGTAACGGTTCTGGCCAATGGAATGGTTCAATTCACCGGTAATGTACATGATGGCATCTCAAACTATATGAATCAGGTTGGAGAAAATAAGGAATGGGAAGAACAAAAAATGATTGTTGATGAGTTAAATGATAATGATACTTTAGAATTAATTGATCTTAAGATATTCCAAAATAGAGACCAGACAAATTTTGAATTTGTTACTGATAAGTCGGTTCAAGTAATGTTTAAGTATAAAGTAAAGAAACGTTCTTATGGGTTAAGAATTGGATTTGATCTGTTTTTGAAAGATCTTGATATAATGATGTTCAGATCATTTCATGATGAAAATGAGGCTTCTTTAGAAGAAATACAAGAAGGTACATACGAAACAACCTTTTTAATACCTGCTCATTTACTTAAAAGCGGTACATATATTTTGAAACCGGCAATCGGAGTACATAATGTTAAATGGATTTTTTATGATTCGGTAAGTGTTCAGTTTAATTTGAATCATGTTGGAGGCATAAACCAAAACTATGCTGATGACAGACCGGGGATAATAATGCCTTATATAGAATCACAAACTTTAAAAGTCGACTAA
- a CDS encoding FkbM family methyltransferase, producing the protein MDIKKIFSKEAGVYLSDVIINSLSAYKQNYLKRKEEQASLKWLEKFSSNQLSFIHKLDDEVQIKLYKDSSYSRFLYEGLEKEEVLFVKRFLMKGDVFFDVGSNIGVYSNVAASVVGPEGEVYAFEPTPITYKRLVENITLNKYGNIVKAVNAGLSDKSGNLKLKMSSNGMDAWNSFVANPKLENSLEVDVVVYALDEFLESNKFSKQIALIKIDVEGWELQVFKGGERLLSAPDAPTLLVEFTDENTFSAGYSCNQLYDFIVSLGYRWYRYNADTNSLIEQPKKMYYPYENLIAIKNLSIVSDRIKSTIY; encoded by the coding sequence ATGGATATAAAAAAAATATTTTCCAAAGAAGCAGGAGTTTATTTATCTGATGTAATTATAAATTCGTTATCTGCCTACAAACAAAATTATTTGAAAAGGAAAGAGGAACAAGCGAGTCTTAAATGGCTTGAAAAATTTTCCAGCAATCAGCTTTCTTTTATACATAAATTGGATGACGAAGTTCAAATTAAACTTTATAAAGACAGTTCATATTCGAGATTTCTATATGAGGGTCTTGAAAAGGAGGAAGTTTTATTTGTCAAACGTTTCCTTATGAAGGGGGATGTTTTTTTTGATGTGGGATCTAATATTGGCGTTTACAGTAATGTAGCTGCTTCTGTTGTAGGACCCGAAGGTGAAGTTTATGCTTTCGAACCAACACCAATTACTTATAAAAGACTTGTTGAAAATATCACTTTAAATAAGTATGGGAATATTGTTAAAGCTGTAAATGCCGGCCTATCGGATAAAAGCGGTAATCTGAAACTGAAGATGTCCAGTAACGGCATGGACGCTTGGAATTCATTTGTTGCAAATCCAAAACTTGAAAACAGCCTTGAAGTTGATGTGGTTGTTTATGCACTGGATGAATTTCTTGAAAGCAATAAGTTTAGTAAACAAATAGCACTCATAAAGATTGATGTTGAAGGATGGGAATTACAAGTGTTTAAGGGTGGTGAACGATTGCTTTCTGCACCTGATGCCCCAACACTTTTAGTAGAATTTACTGACGAAAATACATTTTCGGCGGGCTATTCCTGTAACCAGTTATATGACTTTATTGTGAGTTTAGGATATCGATGGTACAGATATAATGCTGATACGAACAGTTTGATTGAACAACCCAAAAAGATGTATTATCCATATGAAAACCTTATTGCTATAAAAAACCTATCTATTGTCAGCGACAGAATTAAATCAACTATTTATTGA
- a CDS encoding glycosyltransferase family 2 protein — translation MSATELNQLFIDMTGLLHSLPSHTSEKTGWPWTIETDKSIFDTNIDWPVITIVIPSFNQGRFIEETIRSILLQNYPKLELIVMDGGSTDDTKKILEQYTSWIKFWVSEKDEGQSDAINKGLDLAKGDIFNWINSDDFLTPNALFEVGKAFSEHSIDVFCGRLTIISEDNQVITTTPRFNSLEAAEAICCAQISQPAMFYKTEVLRRIGKINKSIRFSMDFELWIRYLLSVEQRNTLETDKILANFRHHSSSKSISEGYHSGFTKDNVSIFYSLAEIYDLPVEKKGFELFLDEQTVWLKRESYNMTQRQVLKRTCNQVLFGYFLNLYVHNDKRMLQLARLIDFSLINQNQKKQLKNMPALFLLPFVYKAKRVLKPSISPN, via the coding sequence TTGTCAGCGACAGAATTAAATCAACTATTTATTGATATGACAGGACTGCTTCATTCGTTACCTTCTCATACTTCTGAAAAAACCGGCTGGCCTTGGACAATTGAAACTGATAAATCAATTTTTGACACTAATATAGATTGGCCTGTAATTACTATTGTTATACCTTCTTTTAACCAAGGCCGGTTTATTGAGGAAACAATACGTTCAATTTTACTTCAGAATTATCCAAAGCTTGAATTGATTGTAATGGATGGCGGTAGTACAGACGACACGAAAAAAATTCTGGAACAATATACCTCTTGGATCAAATTCTGGGTAAGTGAAAAGGACGAAGGGCAGAGCGATGCAATTAATAAAGGACTTGACCTTGCAAAGGGAGATATTTTCAATTGGATCAACAGCGACGATTTTCTGACACCTAATGCACTCTTTGAGGTTGGGAAGGCATTTTCGGAGCATTCAATTGATGTGTTTTGCGGCAGGTTGACAATAATTTCTGAAGACAATCAGGTTATCACAACAACTCCCCGATTTAATAGTCTTGAAGCGGCTGAAGCCATTTGTTGTGCTCAAATTTCTCAACCTGCCATGTTTTACAAAACGGAAGTATTAAGAAGAATAGGCAAGATTAATAAGTCAATCCGGTTCAGTATGGATTTCGAATTATGGATTCGCTACCTTCTTTCGGTAGAACAGCGAAACACCCTGGAAACTGATAAAATCCTAGCTAACTTCCGGCATCACTCATCTTCCAAATCGATCAGTGAAGGGTATCATTCTGGATTTACAAAAGATAATGTGTCTATTTTTTATTCACTTGCCGAAATTTATGATCTGCCTGTCGAAAAGAAAGGGTTTGAATTATTTCTTGATGAACAAACTGTTTGGTTAAAAAGAGAGTCTTATAATATGACGCAAAGGCAAGTTTTGAAAAGGACATGTAACCAGGTACTTTTTGGATACTTTCTTAATTTATATGTTCATAATGATAAAAGAATGCTTCAACTGGCTAGGTTGATTGATTTCAGCTTAATAAATCAGAACCAGAAAAAGCAATTAAAAAATATGCCCGCATTGTTTTTATTGCCATTTGTGTATAAGGCAAAGCGAGTTTTAAAACCATCGATATCCCCAAATTAA
- a CDS encoding acyltransferase family protein, producing MIETQTGGQKQLYMSQLDSLRAIAVILVIISHWFSGEHFFNRYTANGTLGVTLFFVLSGFLITGILLKSKSHIEKSGNVAKAFMTFYIRRSLRIFPVYYLLLIVLVFLNSSAIRESFWWHFFYGSNFFFWLKGEFGGHLSHFWSLAVEEQFYLVWPAVIIFVNRKYLPLALVLGIVGAILFRYFITTPQNELGRILMPGSLDSFCLGGLLVYGKQSGAFLYQRYLKKRKLFLTGSFLLLFLVHTVYFKSLSLQLHTALFYFFISVSFAGIIDRVADTIYTPVIAWILNNRALLYIGKISYGIYLFHNFIPYFYGMDLPGIPASLSLYTVQVLRFLLLVGISSLSWFLFEKPVLQLKKRFEY from the coding sequence ATGATTGAAACTCAGACAGGAGGTCAAAAACAGCTTTATATGTCCCAATTGGATTCTCTTAGGGCTATCGCTGTAATTCTAGTAATTATTTCACATTGGTTTTCCGGTGAACATTTTTTTAATCGTTATACCGCCAATGGTACATTAGGGGTAACATTATTTTTTGTATTAAGTGGATTTTTAATTACGGGAATATTGTTAAAAAGTAAATCCCATATTGAAAAAAGCGGGAACGTTGCAAAAGCATTCATGACGTTTTATATCCGTCGTTCATTACGCATTTTTCCTGTTTATTATCTTTTGTTAATTGTGCTTGTTTTTCTCAATAGTTCAGCAATTCGTGAGAGTTTCTGGTGGCATTTTTTTTATGGGTCTAATTTTTTCTTTTGGTTAAAGGGCGAGTTTGGCGGGCATCTGTCACATTTCTGGAGTTTAGCTGTCGAAGAACAATTTTACCTTGTTTGGCCAGCAGTTATCATTTTTGTAAACCGAAAATATCTACCACTAGCATTGGTGCTTGGAATAGTGGGTGCAATTCTGTTCCGCTATTTTATTACAACGCCACAAAATGAACTTGGCCGTATACTTATGCCCGGTAGCCTAGATTCGTTTTGTTTGGGCGGGTTGCTTGTTTATGGTAAACAATCCGGTGCGTTTTTGTACCAGCGCTATCTAAAAAAAAGAAAGTTATTTCTTACCGGCTCATTTTTATTATTATTTCTAGTTCATACTGTGTATTTCAAATCGCTATCACTGCAATTGCATACAGCTTTATTTTATTTTTTTATTTCAGTTTCATTTGCTGGTATTATCGATAGGGTTGCGGACACTATATATACGCCGGTTATTGCGTGGATTTTAAACAACAGGGCTTTACTTTACATTGGGAAAATCAGCTACGGAATTTACCTGTTTCATAATTTTATCCCGTACTTCTATGGTATGGACTTGCCTGGGATTCCAGCTTCTTTAAGCTTATACACTGTGCAAGTGCTACGTTTTTTATTATTAGTAGGCATATCGTCATTATCTTGGTTCTTATTTGAAAAACCAGTGTTACAGTTAAAAAAGCGCTTTGAATATTGA
- a CDS encoding sialate O-acetylesterase: MLYRISFIILIAFSCISCQKEKSAIVESGFTKYDIFPIIGQSNAYFGRETGSQPANTDSRIKQLGRFGDNSYKIIPAKDPLEHFTIVQGRISFAMTFAHYYLREYLQPERGVLLIPGALEGSSFTGSQWRKGDSLYNDIVRRVKYVLEKYPGSEVKAFLWHQGESDIMWGRYYAELLDKMITDMRMEIAGTKGDSIPFILGGLVPYWVDQQSNRKTTDSVIAETSKRLPFIGYANAREPFIIKKTDDTVDEIHFNASGQRELGKRYFKAYKETRK, translated from the coding sequence ATGCTTTATCGGATATCTTTTATAATCTTAATTGCTTTTTCCTGCATATCGTGTCAAAAGGAGAAGAGTGCTATTGTAGAAAGCGGATTTACGAAGTATGATATTTTCCCAATAATAGGTCAATCGAATGCTTATTTTGGTAGGGAGACCGGTTCGCAGCCTGCCAACACCGACAGTAGGATAAAGCAGCTGGGTCGTTTTGGCGATAATAGTTATAAAATCATTCCGGCTAAAGATCCGCTTGAGCATTTTACAATTGTTCAGGGCCGTATCAGTTTTGCAATGACTTTTGCCCATTATTATCTTCGTGAGTATTTGCAGCCAGAACGAGGAGTTCTTCTGATTCCAGGAGCCCTTGAAGGCAGTTCGTTCACTGGCTCTCAGTGGCGAAAGGGCGATAGCTTATACAACGATATAGTGCGAAGAGTAAAATATGTACTTGAAAAATATCCTGGAAGTGAAGTAAAAGCCTTTTTGTGGCACCAAGGAGAAAGTGATATCATGTGGGGCAGATATTATGCAGAGTTGCTTGATAAAATGATTACTGATATGCGTATGGAAATTGCCGGAACTAAGGGTGATTCCATCCCCTTTATTTTAGGCGGGTTGGTTCCCTATTGGGTAGATCAACAATCAAATCGCAAAACAACCGATTCGGTAATTGCAGAGACTTCCAAACGATTACCTTTTATCGGTTATGCAAACGCAAGAGAACCGTTTATTATCAAGAAAACAGACGATACAGTTGATGAAATTCATTTTAATGCTTCAGGACAAAGAGAATTGGGAAAACGCTATTTTAAAGCGTATAAAGAAACAAGAAAATAG
- a CDS encoding FkbM family methyltransferase — protein sequence MKQSLRKAVALFNFSDQLYIYIAVFCFKIKRQAPAKAAALFQNCNEYVRLIEHGVSFVNCSNDLVKASLTINQQHTTVFLRKHSSDLQVFESVIQHGEYKIVTEKVKNCNIIVDAGGNIGLTTVYLHAYYPNARFVIIEPDKNNFSLLQKNLEHNNIGNVKLFNKALWVSNEKLMISHSFRDGKEWSLTVEKANGAPQNGNDFLEGISLKEICATSSIEMIDLLKIDIEGAERFLYQSDDFLQAIEHCSRNLVIEIHDEFNIREMINHTMRNIGFSATEAGDITLFVRK from the coding sequence ATGAAACAAAGTTTACGTAAAGCAGTAGCTCTATTTAATTTTTCTGATCAGTTGTACATCTATATTGCAGTATTCTGTTTTAAGATAAAACGACAGGCACCTGCGAAGGCAGCTGCACTTTTTCAAAACTGTAACGAATACGTTAGGTTGATTGAACATGGGGTTTCATTTGTCAATTGTAGTAATGATTTAGTAAAGGCGTCATTAACTATCAATCAGCAACATACAACCGTTTTTTTAAGAAAACATTCAAGTGATCTCCAGGTTTTTGAATCTGTGATTCAACATGGAGAATATAAAATCGTGACAGAAAAAGTAAAGAATTGTAATATAATTGTTGATGCGGGTGGAAATATTGGGCTTACTACTGTGTATCTACACGCATATTATCCTAATGCGAGATTTGTCATCATTGAGCCCGATAAAAATAATTTCTCACTGTTGCAAAAGAATTTAGAGCATAACAATATCGGCAATGTCAAGCTGTTTAATAAAGCTTTATGGGTGAGTAATGAAAAGCTGATGATCAGTCATTCATTTCGTGACGGGAAAGAGTGGAGTTTAACTGTTGAAAAAGCAAACGGAGCTCCTCAAAACGGAAATGATTTTTTAGAAGGTATCAGCTTGAAAGAGATATGTGCAACATCTTCAATTGAAATGATTGATTTGCTCAAAATTGATATTGAAGGGGCAGAGCGCTTTCTCTACCAGAGTGATGATTTTCTACAAGCAATTGAGCACTGTTCTAGAAACCTTGTGATAGAAATTCACGATGAATTCAATATTAGAGAAATGATCAATCATACAATGAGGAACATAGGCTTTTCTGCTACTGAAGCAGGTGATATTACTTTATTTGTAAGGAAATAA
- a CDS encoding sialate O-acetylesterase encodes MFLRLVIIILAAFCCFSCRQEKSYVEQNRVIKYDIFPVIGQSNAYFGMGLDPLLDKTDSRIKQLGRHGNHNYQIIPAKDPLEHFSVAPDRNGFAMTFAFNYIRNYWRADREVLLIPAALDGSSFSGYQWRKGDTLYNDVVRRIKYVLEKFPGSEVKAFLWHQGETDISWGRYYAFLLDKMITDMRRDVAGNNGDSIPFILGGFVPYWADQRADRKKTDSVIAETPTRLPFIGHASARDPFIIEKPVNTIDDIHFDAEGQRELGVRYFREFQKIKN; translated from the coding sequence ATGTTTCTTCGATTAGTCATTATTATTCTTGCAGCCTTTTGCTGCTTTTCGTGCCGCCAAGAAAAAAGTTATGTCGAACAAAACAGGGTTATAAAGTACGATATATTTCCCGTAATTGGTCAATCGAACGCTTACTTCGGCATGGGGCTTGACCCGCTTCTTGATAAAACTGATAGCCGTATTAAACAGTTGGGTCGCCATGGAAATCATAACTACCAGATTATACCCGCAAAAGATCCGCTTGAGCACTTTAGTGTTGCTCCGGATCGTAACGGATTTGCAATGACTTTTGCATTTAACTATATTAGAAATTATTGGCGTGCCGACCGAGAGGTGCTTTTAATACCAGCCGCTCTTGATGGCAGCTCATTCAGTGGTTATCAGTGGCGAAAAGGCGATACACTTTATAATGATGTGGTGAGACGGATCAAATATGTACTTGAAAAATTCCCGGGAAGTGAAGTAAAGGCTTTTCTTTGGCATCAGGGGGAAACAGACATCTCTTGGGGTCGATACTATGCCTTTTTACTTGATAAAATGATTACAGATATGCGCAGGGACGTTGCTGGTAATAATGGCGATTCTATTCCCTTTATTTTAGGAGGTTTTGTTCCCTATTGGGCCGATCAACGTGCTGACCGTAAAAAAACAGATTCTGTGATTGCTGAAACGCCCACCCGATTACCATTTATTGGACATGCAAGTGCAAGGGATCCTTTCATAATCGAAAAGCCGGTTAATACAATTGATGATATTCATTTTGATGCAGAAGGGCAACGTGAGTTGGGAGTCCGCTATTTTCGGGAGTTTCAAAAAATTAAAAACTAG
- a CDS encoding glycosyltransferase, which produces MPSFSIVICTYNPDLIILARLLNAIAGFNRESPEHEVIIVDNNSTIQLELEVEIKDFLSRKLNSKLIHENTPGLTAARIAGINQAKHDWIVFFDDDNEPVADYLVAASSAIEKYAQVGAWGPGNIDVVYTDKVKSWLETKKELFQQRNEDKIRYANEVSWQPFYPFGTGLIIKKEIALEYTRRVQSGRYTLSDRKGKSLASGGDVQMVLTGIDMGFFAGSIAGLYLNHLINSSKTTLAYLQKQQYGTASAYIKAFNQVFINHQIKTGEVSNIKLLRTIYSLYRIQGAKLNRNDFKLLLASKLGEVNAAVCANDKPQPFILKLYEKLIDA; this is translated from the coding sequence ATGCCATCTTTTTCCATAGTTATTTGTACCTATAACCCTGATCTAATTATTCTTGCCCGACTATTAAATGCCATTGCAGGATTTAACAGAGAATCACCTGAACATGAAGTGATTATTGTTGATAATAATTCGACTATACAACTGGAACTCGAAGTAGAAATTAAGGACTTTCTAAGTCGCAAATTAAATTCAAAACTCATTCACGAGAACACTCCAGGTTTAACGGCAGCCCGAATAGCTGGTATCAATCAAGCTAAACACGATTGGATTGTTTTTTTTGATGATGATAATGAACCGGTTGCTGATTACCTTGTCGCTGCATCAAGCGCAATAGAAAAATACGCACAGGTAGGAGCATGGGGGCCCGGGAATATAGACGTTGTTTATACTGATAAGGTGAAATCCTGGCTTGAAACAAAAAAGGAACTATTTCAACAAAGAAACGAGGACAAAATAAGATATGCAAATGAAGTGTCATGGCAACCTTTTTATCCTTTTGGAACAGGGCTGATCATTAAAAAAGAGATCGCTCTAGAATATACAAGAAGGGTGCAATCGGGAAGATATACTTTAAGCGATAGAAAAGGCAAAAGTCTAGCAAGCGGTGGAGATGTGCAAATGGTTTTAACCGGCATAGATATGGGTTTTTTTGCAGGGTCAATAGCCGGTTTATATTTAAATCACCTTATAAATTCCTCAAAAACCACACTTGCCTATTTGCAGAAGCAACAATATGGAACAGCATCTGCTTACATTAAAGCATTTAACCAAGTGTTTATCAATCATCAGATCAAAACGGGCGAGGTTTCAAATATTAAGTTATTGAGAACGATTTATAGCTTGTATCGTATTCAAGGTGCCAAGCTTAATCGAAATGACTTTAAATTATTGTTGGCATCTAAACTTGGTGAAGTGAATGCGGCTGTGTGTGCCAATGACAAACCTCAACCTTTTATTTTGAAATTGTACGAAAAACTTATTGATGCCTGA
- a CDS encoding glycosyltransferase family 2 protein: MAEKYPKISIVTASYNQGQFIEETITSILDQQYPNLEYIIIDGGSTDNSVEIIKKYQQHLKFWVSEKDKGQANAINKGLQYCTGTIFNWLNSDDYLEPHSLQKIAVAFADDEVQLVAGKVRNFSSTGEEVIQNQKLSARGLMCWEQGVKFVQPGVWMRRELIDVCGGIDEQFHYAFDWDLYIRYLYHFPVVKEIPELLVHFRLHDQSKTQSLSERFSIEEQKIIEKLYSLPGYEGIKDSCLYKIQKAKWTAFLSDQSRARRSFLLKCVAVLQQLPSHSKVSYSRQTAGAIKAFWQNREI; encoded by the coding sequence ATGGCTGAAAAATATCCTAAGATATCTATTGTAACTGCTTCATATAACCAGGGGCAGTTCATTGAGGAAACAATTACCAGTATTCTTGATCAACAGTATCCTAATCTTGAATATATTATTATTGATGGCGGCAGTACAGACAATTCTGTTGAGATCATAAAAAAATACCAACAGCATCTCAAGTTCTGGGTAAGTGAAAAAGATAAAGGACAAGCCAATGCTATTAATAAAGGATTGCAATACTGCACGGGTACAATTTTTAACTGGTTAAACAGTGATGATTATTTAGAGCCACACTCTTTGCAGAAGATAGCGGTGGCATTTGCTGATGATGAGGTGCAGTTGGTGGCAGGAAAAGTGCGGAATTTTTCATCAACCGGTGAAGAAGTGATACAAAATCAAAAGCTGTCGGCAAGGGGATTGATGTGTTGGGAGCAGGGTGTGAAATTTGTACAGCCAGGTGTGTGGATGCGCAGGGAACTGATTGATGTATGCGGAGGTATTGATGAGCAGTTTCATTATGCATTTGATTGGGATCTGTATATACGTTATCTCTACCATTTTCCGGTTGTAAAAGAAATTCCCGAATTGCTGGTGCATTTCCGTTTGCATGACCAATCGAAGACACAATCGTTGAGCGAAAGGTTCTCAATAGAGGAACAAAAGATCATTGAAAAATTATATAGCCTGCCGGGTTACGAAGGGATCAAGGACAGCTGCCTGTACAAAATACAGAAGGCAAAATGGACGGCTTTTTTATCGGATCAATCAAGAGCACGCCGGTCGTTCCTGTTGAAGTGTGTAGCCGTGCTGCAACAATTGCCTTCACACTCAAAAGTTAGCTATTCACGCCAAACCGCAGGAGCAATAAAGGCCTTTTGGCAAAACAGGGAAATTTGA
- a CDS encoding glycosyltransferase family 4 protein: protein MNVNKPLIVWQAHEGNSSGANIALLEYIDVLSAEYRFHVLLPHNGSMEDALAKRSIACSIVPQYGWAGETKGSLLLQLKRFVRTAVAVQQVKELLKHLRPAFVFTNTLIPFASAKAAYKMNVPHVWWIHEFGKEDFGFRIGWGNDDEAYKKMTNWSKLVICNSNAVMDKFKPLLPAVQVERIYQPVSWKQDVSIVTKKKIATYLMFGQITESKGHEEVLGAILEAKKRMVHVSLHIKGPCESKAYLLRLQNFIEANSLGRQVQIETGYFVKEEVMPLYEVLIVASRSEAFGRVIVEANKAGLSVLVKNSGGAPELVNNSNGLLYNSKEELCSIFMSKQWVARYPIQINYAEREETERLKQLLAAIV from the coding sequence ATGAATGTCAATAAACCTTTGATTGTATGGCAGGCCCATGAAGGTAACAGTAGTGGCGCCAATATTGCGCTATTAGAATATATCGATGTGCTTTCTGCTGAGTATCGTTTTCATGTATTGTTGCCACATAATGGCAGCATGGAGGATGCATTGGCAAAACGTTCAATTGCCTGCAGCATTGTTCCTCAATATGGGTGGGCTGGTGAAACCAAAGGATCGTTATTATTGCAATTAAAACGATTTGTACGTACAGCTGTGGCAGTGCAACAGGTTAAAGAACTGTTGAAACATCTTCGGCCGGCCTTTGTTTTTACTAATACATTAATTCCCTTTGCGTCGGCGAAAGCAGCTTATAAAATGAATGTACCCCATGTTTGGTGGATACATGAATTTGGCAAAGAGGATTTTGGGTTCAGAATTGGCTGGGGTAACGATGATGAAGCATATAAGAAAATGACAAATTGGAGTAAACTTGTGATCTGTAATTCAAATGCGGTTATGGACAAATTCAAACCGTTGTTACCAGCTGTACAGGTTGAACGCATTTATCAACCGGTTAGTTGGAAACAAGATGTTTCAATTGTTACAAAAAAAAAGATTGCGACCTACCTTATGTTTGGACAGATCACAGAATCAAAAGGTCACGAAGAAGTACTAGGAGCTATACTTGAAGCAAAGAAAAGGATGGTGCATGTGAGTTTACATATTAAAGGCCCATGTGAGAGCAAAGCATATCTTTTGCGATTACAAAATTTTATTGAAGCAAACAGCTTAGGAAGACAAGTGCAAATAGAAACGGGCTATTTTGTAAAAGAAGAAGTGATGCCTCTGTATGAAGTGCTTATTGTTGCATCGAGGTCAGAAGCTTTTGGACGGGTGATAGTTGAAGCAAATAAAGCAGGGTTAAGTGTACTTGTGAAGAACAGTGGCGGTGCGCCTGAATTGGTTAATAACAGTAATGGCCTTCTTTATAATTCAAAGGAAGAATTGTGCAGCATCTTTATGTCAAAACAGTGGGTTGCCAGGTACCCTATTCAAATAAATTATGCAGAAAGGGAAGAAACAGAAAGACTTAAACAACTTTTAGCTGCTATTGTATGA